One Amaranthus tricolor cultivar Red isolate AtriRed21 chromosome 1, ASM2621246v1, whole genome shotgun sequence DNA window includes the following coding sequences:
- the LOC130818901 gene encoding late embryogenesis abundant protein, with the protein MEAHLRDSHGQPVELTDELGRPVKLTDEHGQPVHLTGVAFPSSDTTAPVPAPSFGTGHTTLGEAMEAPSAVGGTTTIGDVLEGGQYQPRRGDQTEELSFGGGVASGEIQRSGYSSSGSSEGEGLGEGHEHEGGRRKKKGFGEKIKEKLMGGKHKDTKENKDMYQTSSTTVTTTTTTTLEHHEDEHEKKGIMDKIKEKLPGTGHH; encoded by the exons atggAAGCACATTTAAGGGATTCGCATGGGCAACCAGTAGAGTTAACAGATGAGCTTGGTCGTCCTGTTAAGCTAACTGATGAACATGGTCAGCCAGTACATCTTACTGGTGTTGCATTTCCATCATCTGATACTACCGCACCTGTCCCGGCGCCGTCTTTTGGAACCGGGCATACGACGCTTGGGGAGGCCATGGAAGCACCATCGGCCGTTGGTGGGACCACGACCATTGGAGATGTTTTGGAAGGCGGGCAGTATCAGCCTAGGAGAGGAGATCAGACTGAGGAGTTGAGTTTTGGTGGTGGTGTAGCATCTGGAGAGATTCAACGTAGTGGTTATTCGAGCTCTGGCTCATCTGAG GGCGAGGGCTTAGGTGAAGGACATGAACATGAAGGTgggaggaggaagaagaaaggaTTTGGAGAAAAGATAAAGGAGAAGTTGATGGGAGGGAAGCACAAGGATACCAAGGAAAATAAGGATATGTATCAAACTTCGAGCACCACCGTAACCACCACCACTACAACTACACTCGAACATCACGAGGACGAGCACGAGAAAAAGGGTATCATGGACAAGATCAAAGAAAAATTGCCCGGCACTGGCCACCACTGA
- the LOC130818888 gene encoding uncharacterized protein LOC130818888, whose protein sequence is MGAACCVAARDKTLQHGSSGEFLHRNFRHSPTWSFRWDSRVGVAGEEASVGWLSDVTSRNDALDVKSATDVSAQVSDGGSSLESYRTGAWRKTPINHELNKSQKSAASGLLGARNSCIEIKQHPESPQVSDAAVKLSPSIHTVSSLSMSPLSSQSHPPPPSPTPSGWTQGSPAHQLGHQASDILSSGRNSPSINSVSEEGQVPYGNSVASNLSTRGSYGRSSDGWSAHAFSELMSASQRGRWSFDSDSLNFARDKLSRTSGHNSRSVSVDFQTCGICSKLLTEKSVWSSQKIVMSNELSVVAVLICGHVYHAECLETITPEINKYDPACPVCMLGEKQTLKLTGKMLKAEKDFKAKSSKKSRNRVGDTHASFDFDYWKRSASAHEGKTLKLGNSSSLKISAAKPFLKRHFSFGSRGNKSASECPSIRKKGLFWAKSSRE, encoded by the exons ATGGGAGCTGCTTGTTGTGTTGCTGCTAGGGACAAAACTTTACAGCATGGATCTAGTGGTGAGTTTTTGCATAGAAATTTCAGGCACTCTCCAACATGGAGTTTCCGATGGGATAGTAGAGTCGGGGTAGCTGGTGAAGAAGCTTCAGTAGGTTGGTTGTCTGATGTAACGAGTAGAAATGATGCGTTGGACGTAAAATCTGCAACTGATGTATCAGCGCAGGTTTCAGATGGTGGTAGTTCATTGGAAAGCTACCGAACAGGTGCATGGCGTAAGACTCCGATAAATCACGAACTTAATAAGAGCCAGAAATCAGCTGCCTCAG GTCTATTAGGTGCAAGGAATTCATGTATAGAG ATCAAGCAACATCCAGAATCTCCGCAAGTTTCAGATGCTGCTGTCAAATTATCACCCTCAATTCATACAGTTTCTTCGTTAAGCATGTCACCTCTCTCATCCCAAAGTCATCCACCTCCGCCCTCACCGACCCCATCTGGGTGGACTCAGGGTTCGCCAGCTCATCAACTTGGCCATCAGGCATCCGATATCCTGAGTTCTGGGAGGAATTCACCTAGTATTAATTCTGTATCTGAAGAAGGCCAGGTCCCTTATGGGAACTCTGTTGCAAGCAATTTGTCAACTCGGGGTTCCTATGGCAGGTCCTCGGATGGTTGGTCAGCTCATGCCTTCTCTGAACTCATGTCAGCATCTCAGAGAGGCAGGTGGTCATTTGATAGTGACTCTTTAAACTTTGCTCGTGACAAATTGAGTAGAACAAGTGGTCATAATTCCCGTTCAGTTTCTGTTGATTTTCAAACATGTGGTATTTGCTCCAAGCTCCTGACAGAGAAATCAGTTTGGAGCTCTCAGAAAATTGTTATGTCTAACGAACTATCTGTAGTTGCTGTTTTGATATGTGGGCATGTTTATCACGCTGAGTGCTTGGAGACCATAACCCCTGAAATCAACAAATACGATCCTGCTTGCCCAGTTTGTATGCTTGGGGAGAAGCAAACGTTGAAACTGACTGGGAAAATGCTCAAGGCCGAAAAAGATTTTAAAGCTAAAAGCAGCAAGAAGTCAAGGAATCGGGTTGGGGATACCCATGCGTCTTTCGATTTTGATTATTGGAAGAGAAGCGCTAGTGCACATGAAGGCAAGACTCTGAAGCTTGGCAACAGCTCTAGCTTGAAGATTTCTGCCGCAAAGCCTTTTCTAAAGCGGCATTTCTCTTTCGGGTCAAGAGGCAACAAGTCTGCTTCAGAATGCCCATCAATTAGGAAAAAAGGGTTGTTCTGGGCAAAGTCTAGCAGGGAATGA